From a region of the bacterium genome:
- a CDS encoding putative peptidoglycan glycosyltransferase FtsW → MSNRLSSIADLRAWARRRDEIALSRTRVVVFVLVLAACLLVIGLGATLSASSASGIIQESDRLAVFRRQAQWVAVGVCAMVIMAMVPYNWYRRIAPYALGLSFSGLVVTLMVGVRRGGANRWLEFGDLTVQVSEFSKLAVIVFLAAVLARRRDRLDEASQWMGPMVFAVGGTCALIVWQPDLGTAIIVAGAAGVMMIAAGVPFRYIAGIGATGLAVIGYATYSLQYRRQRFLCFLDPLSDPSDACFQMIQSLIALGSGHWLGVGLGASRSRWSYLPNPYTDFIFTIIGEETGFIGATALLVALAGLSLVGVWVAYRTSDMFARLLASGITAWLGVQSLVNVGGAVGAIPVTGLALPLVSVGGSAMLVAMAGVGILVNVARNAPHVPDPVQERRKR, encoded by the coding sequence ATGAGCAACCGGCTGTCGTCGATCGCGGACCTCCGCGCCTGGGCGCGCCGCCGGGACGAGATCGCTCTGTCCCGAACCAGGGTGGTGGTGTTCGTCCTGGTACTGGCCGCCTGTTTGCTGGTGATCGGGCTGGGAGCCACCCTGTCGGCCTCATCGGCGTCCGGGATCATCCAGGAGTCGGATCGCTTGGCGGTCTTCAGGCGGCAGGCGCAGTGGGTGGCCGTCGGGGTCTGCGCCATGGTGATCATGGCCATGGTCCCCTACAACTGGTACCGGCGGATCGCCCCGTATGCCCTGGGCCTCTCGTTCTCAGGCCTCGTGGTGACCCTGATGGTCGGCGTGAGGAGGGGAGGCGCCAACCGGTGGCTGGAGTTCGGCGACCTGACCGTCCAGGTCTCCGAGTTCTCCAAGCTGGCCGTGATCGTGTTCCTGGCCGCCGTTCTCGCCCGGCGAAGAGATCGCCTCGACGAGGCGAGCCAGTGGATGGGTCCGATGGTGTTCGCGGTGGGCGGTACCTGTGCCCTGATCGTCTGGCAGCCCGACCTGGGGACCGCCATCATCGTGGCGGGCGCGGCCGGGGTCATGATGATCGCGGCCGGGGTGCCGTTCCGGTACATCGCCGGCATCGGAGCCACGGGACTGGCGGTGATCGGGTACGCCACGTACTCGCTCCAATACCGCCGCCAGCGATTCCTGTGCTTCCTGGACCCGCTGTCCGACCCGAGCGACGCCTGTTTCCAGATGATCCAGAGCCTCATCGCCCTCGGAAGCGGCCACTGGCTGGGTGTCGGGTTGGGCGCCTCCCGGTCCCGCTGGTCATACCTGCCCAATCCCTACACCGACTTCATCTTCACCATCATCGGTGAGGAGACCGGTTTCATCGGGGCGACAGCCCTGCTGGTGGCCCTGGCCGGCCTGTCACTGGTCGGCGTCTGGGTGGCCTACCGGACCAGCGACATGTTCGCCCGACTCCTCGCCAGCGGCATCACCGCCTGGCTCGGGGTGCAGTCGCTGGTCAACGTGGGGGGTGCGGTGGGCGCCATTCCCGTCACCGGCCTGGCCCTGCCCCTGGTGTCGGTCGGCGGCAGCGCGATGCTGGTGGCCATGGCCGGGGTCGGGATCCTGGTGAACGTGGCGCGCAACGCCCCTCACGTACCCGATCCGGTGCAGGAACGGCGAAAACGGTGA